Part of the Impatiens glandulifera chromosome 8, dImpGla2.1, whole genome shotgun sequence genome is shown below.
CCGGGAACCGGCGATTTGGATAAATCCTTTTGAATCGCGATTTCGAAATCGGATAGCATTGATCGAACGCCTTCGCCTAGCTTGATGAGCGATGTAACCGCCTGCGTTTTCACTAAAGAGATAGATCCGGATGAGAAGATTGATTCGATTTCCGGCCATGAATCGGCGATTGAATCGTAGATGTCGAGTATCCTGAAGATCTTCTCCGGCGAGAGTTTTTTGCTTTTAGCGATGAGTTCAGGAAATTGAAATAGATTCATCGCACCGTCTTTTGAAATCTCTGTAAAACAGGATTCAGCTATTCttggagaagaagaaaagaCGTAATCACAGAGTATTTTCTCACCATTGAAGAGAGTATTCATTGCAATCTTCATAGCTGATAACCAGCTTTTGATTTTTATCTCAATTAACTCCCAATCCATTTTCTGAATCTGAGATAAACTCAATCCTACCACTCCAAGATAATACAAGCTTTCATTAACAATCGATTTCCTCAATAGTTTATAAACCTTCAAACACTCAATAGTATATCCTGAAGAAATCATACAATCAGCTATAGCTTTCAGATCCGCCATAACCATCTCCGATATCGAATCGCTACTGGATCGAATCTCATCATCAGATGAATAATCTTCATAATCAGAAACACTAGACCTCGCCGTCGGCGTCCCCGTCGATGATCTAACCGAAACAGAAACAGTTTCAGGATCGAGATAACTCCGATTCCTCGacaaaatcatataaaactCCTTCTGAAGTCTCTTCATAGCGATTTGCATCAGATTCTGAGCTCTAACTAACAATCCAGATTTATTATCCTCCGATGCAAAATAGTTCATCGCTTTCTGCAAATCCCTAACCGATCGGAGAAACGCCTTAGCCTCTTTCCGATCATCGGTGAACAGATTCTCCAACTTGGAGAAGCTGGAACCGTCAATATCCCATTTGGTTACAATCAGTTCGGCATTATCAATATTCTCCTCCATCATTGAAGCGGAAAAGGTGTGGCGGCCGGGAGTAGATGACGGAGTTTCTCCACGCATCGGCGAGAAGAAGTGTAACGGCGACGAAGGCATTGACGGAGAAGACGAAGTCCTCGATTTTCTCGCCGGCGAATACATTTTCTCTTTCTATAACGGTTTTTGAGTAAGTTAGTTTTAGAGAGAGATTTTGGAGATTTGTTAATTGATGAGAGAGAGTGGGAATAGAATAACCGTTTTGATGCAAAAGGGGTTTATATAGAGAGGGAGAGAGATGGACTGAATGGAAACGGTTGACCGAGAGTAACACGGTCGCGTGCCGGCTTTTATTATTTGCTTTGTCTTTATCTATGGATTTGGGATTAGTTTGATTAagcttattatatatatatttttttaattaaaggaaACTAACATGATTTTTACCGCT
Proteins encoded:
- the LOC124912009 gene encoding exocyst complex component EXO70H1-like; the encoded protein is MYSPARKSRTSSSPSMPSSPLHFFSPMRGETPSSTPGRHTFSASMMEENIDNAELIVTKWDIDGSSFSKLENLFTDDRKEAKAFLRSVRDLQKAMNYFASEDNKSGLLVRAQNLMQIAMKRLQKEFYMILSRNRSYLDPETVSVSVRSSTGTPTARSSVSDYEDYSSDDEIRSSSDSISEMVMADLKAIADCMISSGYTIECLKVYKLLRKSIVNESLYYLGVVGLSLSQIQKMDWELIEIKIKSWLSAMKIAMNTLFNGEKILCDYVFSSSPRIAESCFTEISKDGAMNLFQFPELIAKSKKLSPEKIFRILDIYDSIADSWPEIESIFSSGSISLVKTQAVTSLIKLGEGVRSMLSDFEIAIQKDLSKSPVPGGGVHPLTRYVMNYLVFLSDYSGVLSDIVADWPLTNQFPLPETYFSSPIPGEDEASVISVRLAWIVLVLLCKLDAKAELYKDVSLSYLFLANNLNYIVSKVRNSNLKLLLGEQWLLKHAGNVKKYAGNYERIGWSKVETPLLKLNQMTDNSPAVSGELLRGFNAAFEEAYRKQATWVVPDSKLRDEIKISLAGKIVPAYRNLYVKYRGIVGFETLIRYAPEDLANFLSDLFFGVSDSSSTPFHSHSSSSSSSSASSSRSREQKSR